GCCGGCATGGTGTTTATCGGACCGACGCCGGCCGCGATCCGCGCGATGGGCCTTAAGGACGCGGCCAAGACGCTGATGGAAAGCGCCGGCGTGCCGGTCGTGCCCGGCTACCATGGCGAAGAACAGGAGGCGGACTTCCTTGCCGCACGGGCGGCCGAGATCGGCTATCCGGTCCTCATCAAGGCACGCGCCGGCGGCGGCGGGAAAGGCATGCGACGGGTCGAGCGCCAGGAGGATTTTGCTGCGGCACTGGAGGCGGCGCGGCGTGAAGCGGAGGCGGCCTTCGGCGACGGCTCGGTATTGCTCGAGAAATTTCTGACGAAGCCGCGCCACATCGAAGTACAGGTCTTCGGCGACCGGCACGGCAACATCGTTCATCTTTTCGAGCGCGACTGCTCGCTGCAGCGGCGGCACCAGAAGGTGATCGAAGAGGCGCCGGCGCCGGGCATGACCGCGGAGGTTCGCCGCGCCATGGGCGATGCGGCCGTGCGGGCAGCACAGGCGATAGGTTATGTCGGCGCCGGCACGGTCGAGTTCATCGCCGACGTGACGAACGGGCTCTGGCCGGACCATTTCTATTTCATGGAGATGAACACACGGCTGCAGGTCGAGCATCCGGTGACCGAGGCGATCACGGGAATCGACCTGGTCGAATGGCAGTTGCGCGTCGCGGCCGGCGAGCCCCTGCCGAAAAAGCAGGCTGATATCGGCATTGAGGGCTGGTCTTTCGAGGCTCGGCTCTATGCCGAGGATCCGGGTCGCGGCTTCCTGCCGGCAACCGGTCGGCTGGCCCATCTGAGCTTTCCCGACGCCAGCGCGCGCATCGATTCCGGCGTGCGCCAGGGCGACACGATTACCACCTACTACGATCCGTTGATCGCCAAGCTGATCGTGCACGGCCCGAGCCGGTCAGCGGCGCTCAATCGCCTGCAGGCGGCGCTCAAGGAATGCCGCATCGGCGGAACCGTAACCAACCTCGATTTCCTGATCCGATTGACGGAAGAACAGGAACTCCGCGCTGGCCGGCCCGATACGGGGCTGATCGACCGCGAGATCGAACGGCTGACGG
The Ensifer sp. WSM1721 genome window above contains:
- a CDS encoding acetyl/propionyl/methylcrotonyl-CoA carboxylase subunit alpha codes for the protein MFSKLLIANRGEIACRIIRTAKRLGIWTVAVYSDVDGDALHVSLADEAIRIGPAPAAESYLAIGRIIEAARSMRVDAIHPGYGFLSENAEFAEAVENAGMVFIGPTPAAIRAMGLKDAAKTLMESAGVPVVPGYHGEEQEADFLAARAAEIGYPVLIKARAGGGGKGMRRVERQEDFAAALEAARREAEAAFGDGSVLLEKFLTKPRHIEVQVFGDRHGNIVHLFERDCSLQRRHQKVIEEAPAPGMTAEVRRAMGDAAVRAAQAIGYVGAGTVEFIADVTNGLWPDHFYFMEMNTRLQVEHPVTEAITGIDLVEWQLRVAAGEPLPKKQADIGIEGWSFEARLYAEDPGRGFLPATGRLAHLSFPDASARIDSGVRQGDTITTYYDPLIAKLIVHGPSRSAALNRLQAALKECRIGGTVTNLDFLIRLTEEQELRAGRPDTGLIDREIERLTAPVAPDDEALALAAIISTGVLAPAASADPWSSLGSWQIWGDAHRTIAIDQAGERATVTLAARGRDQFAVRAGASTLPVLVLERFEDGARLEVAGQKRVIRFAKDGDTLTLFHNGRNLVFHLPDALTGGHSSEIADDELIAPMPGLVKLVRVGAGEAVSKGQPLVVMEAMKMELTLAASREGTVASVHVAEGAQVSEGTVLVTLMEEAAQ